Genomic segment of Paenibacillus polymyxa:
ATGATCAAGCTTCGCGGAGTTGCCTTGTCCGTCATTACTTGGATATCTGCCATTTCGACCATAAACGTACTCTGCCCACCGATGAGATCATCCGCCGCGCCGATCCGTGTAAAAATGCGATCCAGCATCGGCACCTTGGCACGTGCAGCTGGGACAAAGCAGCCAATTTGAGCCATAATTGCAATAAGCGCAACCTGACGCATATACGTACTTTTCCCAGCCATGTTCGGCCCGGTGATAAGTAGAATATGCGCATCGCCTTCCTCCAACACCGTGCTGTTGGCGATAAAACCGCCATCTTTCATTACGGCTTCCACCACGGGATGGCGTCCCTGCTCCACTACGAAATCATATCCTGTAGTCAGCTCAGGTTTCACGAATCCCCGTTCCGCACTAACCGATGCCAGCGACTGATACACATCAATTTCAGCCACTTGCTCTGCCAGCTTTTGCAAACGTGGAATTTCAGCGTTCAGTTTACTGCGAAGCTCGGAGAAAAGCGTGTACTCCAGATCAACCATTTTATCCTCGGCTTCCAGAATTAGAGATTCCTTTTCCTTCAACTCAGGTGTGATATACCGTTCCGCATTCGCCAACGTCTGTTTGCGTTCATATCGACCTTCTGGTAATGAAGCCAAATTGGATTTGGTCACCTCGATATAATAACCAAATACTTTGTTGTATCCAATTTTAAGTGACCGAATGCCGGTTGCTGCACGTTCCTTGGCCTCTAGCTCAGCGATCCAACGCTTACCGTTCACACTCGCCTCGCGCAGTTCGTCCAGACGCTGATGGTAGCCTTCCTTAATAAGACCTCCATCCCTTACGGAAATTGGCGGTTCATCCGCCACCGCTTCCTCAATCAACGCACACAGGTCTGTACAGCTATCCAGCGTTTGTGCAATCCGTCTCAGCGTCTTCGAAGGAGATCCAGCACACAGCTCGCGTAAAGAAGGAATTTGGGCCAGCGACAGCTTGAGGGCGATCAGATCACGTGCATTAGCACTACCAAAGGCGATCCGCCCAACTAGACGCTCCAGATCGTAAATCTCTTTAAGCTGAGCACGTACATCCTCTCGGAAAATAAACTGGTGGTATAGCTTGTCCACCGCCTCCAAGCGTTCCTCAATAAGACTGCTGCTCAACAGTGGCTTGTCAATCCAACGACGCAACAGACGGGCTCCCATGGAAGTCTCTGTGCGGTCCAACAGCCACAGCAGCGAGCCTTTCTTGGAGCGTTCCCGTACCGTCTCCACCAGTTCCAGATTCCTGCGGGTAAATGGATCCAGAATCATAAAATGGTTTGGCTCATATACCGAGATTTGGGTCAATTGGCCTAACGATCTTTTTTGCGTTTCATTCAAATAGGAAATCAAGCGCGATACGCACCGTCTGCGTTCCTCCGTAAGCCTTGCCCACGTGGCTTCCCCAAATTGATCCCGAACCAGATCATCCTTGGATTTGTCCCAGGCCGTATACACAACACGCCGTCCAACGGGGGACATACGGGATGTCACAAAATCCAGCAGATGACCATCTCCCAACATTTCGGAAGGCTCATAAATGTTAATTTCATCTAGTAGCCATTCTTTCGAATCAGGCACAGAGGTCACATACAATTCACCTGTTGACAAGTCACACGCCGCAAGCGCCAGCATCCCGTCCGTCTCTGTGACACATACCATGTAGTTGTTGGATTTGTCACCCAGCACCTTGCCTTCCATTACCGTTCCCGGGGTCACAACGCGGACAATATCCCGCCGCACCATCCCCTTCGTAGCTGAGGCTTCCTCCATTTGCTCACAGATGGCCACCTTATAACCCTTCTCAATGAGACGCTGTATGTAATTTTCAGCTGAATGATAAGGCACGCCGCACATCGGAATTTTTTCCGTGGCGCCACCCTCACGACCCGTAAGTGTAATTTCCAGCTCCTTGGATGCAAGAATTGCATCATCGAAAAACATCTCGTAAAAATCTCCCAGACGGAAAAACAAAAATGCATCTTTAGCCTGCTCTTTTATGGATAAATACTGCTCAATCATCGGTGTATATTTGGACATACCGTTCACTAACCCCCACACTTTGTTCCGTTTAAACTTATAATTATCTCTCATTATATCAAAAATGACAGTCGATAACATGAAACCGTTCCTGGTGTCGACACTTGATTTTACGTAAGCTTCCAATATGGGCGCAAATCCCTTGATTCATCCCACTGTTTCCCCTTGCGGAGGCTGTCCAGCAATGGCGCTACATAAGCTTCATATTGCGAGTATATTTCCAGTGAAACCATATCCAAAATAAGAGGTTCCATATACTCCTTAAGCACAGATTGATTTCCTTCATAAAAGGCTCTGTGAGCCTCCTCCTGACCCAGCGGCCTACGTTGCAAACGCGGATATTGAGAAGCAATGAGAAACGCCATTCCAATCACACCTTTCGCCAGCTGTGGCGAAATAAGAAAACTGGGCAGTGTACGATATTCAAAGCCTCCATACGACTGACGGCGAAAATCACCCAAATTGCCATAATGCGGTCTGCGCCGGGCCGCACGCTTGTCTTCCAGTAGCGCCAAAGGCAGTGCCAAATAGTTATCCAGTGCCCGGAGCAAGGCACCGTTTAGCGAAACCCCGCTGAAGTGCAGGTGTCCGCCCAGCGGAAAACCCGGTTGCGGCATCCCCCCCGCCTGCCAGATGAGTGTGCGGTCAGCAATGCGCCGGGCTGCGGTTGCAAAAGCTTGACGCAGATGCTTAAGCAGATGGGCCGGATCTCCACTTGGCGCAGGACGAAGCTCAGCGACTGGATACAGTGTTCGTCCCCGGCGGGTAACAGCATCGCAGCCGGCTATGCCGAGACGACCCAAATATCTTGATGCCGGAACGACCCGTCCCTCTGGCATACGAACCAGCACAAATTCAGGGTCCATTCCGATGAGTAGTCGATCTCTCCCTCGTTCCGCTGAAAGATTCTCACCCTCAATATCCCCTTCGCGCGCAGCAATTTCATATAGCGTGGCCAAACGTCTATCGTTCAGCCATGGCTGTGCCGAGACTTCGCGCACCTGGCAGCTGCGCTCCCCCAGCGGCGTCAGTACCACCTCACCACTGTCCAAACCCAGTGTGTACAACGCACGTACAGCCAGCCGCTCCATCCGGACATAGAGCGGTGAATGTTGATCCAGCTCAGATAGATCGTGTGCGCGGACTTTGGAAGGTCCCTCGATGGCACGTCTACGAATTTCCAACACTCGCAGTTGATGGATTTGCACCGCGTAGCCTATCGCAAAATCTGCAAGGCTGCTATCCATCCACTGCACCGCTATGCCTGAACGCTCCAGTCTACGTTTTTTTTCATCATTGGACATCTGTCTGAAGCGTATGAGCGCCTGTCCCGGCTGCTGCATCGTATTCCCCCCTACGGACTACGTACGGATTTCAACCCACAACAACAAAAAAGGAGGGCCTTTGCCCCCTGCGCAGAATCAGCCGGCGCAAAGAGTAAAGCGGCCCTCTTTTTGGTTACTTCTGTCAGAGCTCGTCGTCAATGAGGTCGGGGTCGAGCTCCTCATAGTCCCCCTCTTCCGCTCCAAAATCAAAGTCTTTTTCAAAATCATCGCTGCTACCATTCGGGAATACTTCTACAACAATCTTCGTTTCCGCCACCAGCTCCACCGCAAATTCCCGCTCGACCCGGATCATTACGCTGCCACCTCCAGAAGACACACTGGCCTCGACACAACTCGGCTCCTGTGTAGCTTCGGCGGATACTTCCACTGTAGACGCCCGGTGCTTCGGATCAAGATACGAGAGCGGCACATTTTCTACGTACGACACCGTTTCCTTGGCCACATCGGTCTGCGAGTTTTTATCGTATGAGTACCAAATATTGATATCATACGTCCCGACGACCTCAATGCCGTCCCCCGCCGCCACAGCTTCATACTGGTGGTTAATAATCCATGCCCCTAAAATGCTCGTTGGATTATTCGGCGGAGTTACGGTATGGGTTACGGTAGAGAATCTGCGACCTTTACCACAGATCGCTTTGGTAATAATCTCTCTACGATTTTTATGACTTAATGCCATTCTTGAACCTCCTCCATACAATCAATCATTCCATACATATGTATGCAGGTTGTGGGCGAATGTTGAGTGAATAGGCGAAAAGGAAAAAATATTATTTGTATAAGCATATGCCGCGATGGCTTGAACTCATGCACGCCAATGTGTTACATGCTGCTCAACGATCTGTAAAAATTCGCTAAGAGCCGGAGATTTCCACTTTTTCGTGTGATAAGCGACCTGAGTAGCCACCTGCTGTTCACTGTCATCCCAGGCTAAACGCGCCATTTTACCTTCTCGCAGCTCATTTTGTACCGTTACCAGCGGAAGCAGCGCTATACCCAATCCAGCCATGACACACTGCTTGATGGCTTCAATACTCCAAAATTCTAGGCTAGGGTCTGAAAAAATTCCGTGTTTATTCAAATACTGCTCAAAAAGGATACGGTACGTACATCCTGCCTCCGTATGCAAAATGGTTTCGTCCTTCAAGTCGGCAGGCTCTACCCGGCTATAGGTAACCAGCGAATGCATAAGTGGCGCTACCAAGGCCATCGGCTCGTGAATAAGCGTGGTGACATTCAATTCTCTATCCTCCGTCTCAGGCTGAAGCAAAAAAGCCAAATCCAGCTCACCAGAACGGATCAAATCGCGTAATTCCCAGCATTCGCCGGGTTTAAGGACAATTTTAACCTTCGGATACCGTTCCCTGTATTCACGGATTAGACTCGGTAGACGAAAAGCGGCCAGAGACTCTGGTGCTCCTATTTTCAGCGTGCCCGCCAATTCTGTTTCTGAACGAAGTGCATCCTTAGCCATAGCATGCATCTTGGAAATTTCCTGCGCATAGGGCAGCAGACGTCGTCCGGCATCCGTCAGCATGATTTTTTTGCCAATGCGATCAAAAAGCGGCGTACCCAACTCTGTCTCTAGCGCTTGAATTTGAGCAGTGATACTCGACTGTGCATAATCCAGTATACGCGCTGCTCGCGTAAAACTGCCTGCCTCAACTACATTTAAAAAGGTAAACAAATGCCGCGATTCCATAATCCGCTCCTTCAATCGGTTTTTCCGATGCAAGCAATCGTTATATTCCGTTTTTCCGATAGATTGATTATCTGATAAGCTGGAGAAAATAACAAGAGAAAGAAGGCTTTTCTGCATGACAAATGAAAGTAAACTTCAATCCACCATTGGTCTTCCACAGGCCATTGCTCTCTATATCGGAGCTGTACTGGGTTCGGGGATATTGATTGTGCCTGGTCTTGCTGCCCAAATGGCGGGGCCGGCATCGCTGCTGGCATGGGGTTTTATGACCCTGCTCATCCTGCCAATGGCACTTTCCATGGGGCTTCTATCTGCCAAATTCCCGAATGCGGGAGGGGTATCGCACTTTGTCACGTTGGCCTTTTCCCCACGTGCCGGTGCTTATATCGGGTGGTTTTTTCTCATGTCGGTTCCGATCGGAGCACCTGTTGCCGCACTCACTGGAGCCGGCTATATGACCGCAGCCATGGGCTGGGGAGAGGAAAGCCGCATAATGTTAGCCGCTGCTATGCTGGCGGTGGGCCTGATCATCAACTGGATCGGCATGAAGGTCGCGGGACGTATTCAGATCGCAGTCGTCATAGCTATCGTTGCCGTCCTTATATTCGCCATTGCCGCAGCACTTCCTCAGATGAAAACAGTCCACTTCACCCCGTTTGTTCCACATGGCTGGCTCTCCATCGGTCAAGCGGCTGCGATTCTGTTTTGGTGCTTTATCGGCTGGGAGGCCGTGTCCCATATGTCAGAGGAATTCACCAATCCCCAGCGGGCGGCCGTTAGAGGTGTGACCATTGCAGCCGTCATTGTCGGTTTGCTTTATTTCTTAACTGCGCTGGCTACTGTGGGCACACAAAGTTACCTTGCGGGGGATTCGGATGCTTCACTCGTATGGGTGATTAGTCGAGCTATAGGGCCGTGGGGCGCGATAATTGCTGGCTTGACGGGTATCTTTATTTGTACCGCTACTATTATTGCTTATGTTGGTGCCGCTTCACGTGTCGCTTATGCTTTATCGCGGCAAGGACAGGCCTTTCGCTGGATGGGCAGGTTATCGCAACGTTTCCATACCCCTATCGGAGGCATTGCTTTTCTTAGCGTGTGCTTTGTGATCATTATGGTGTTGTACGGTAGTGGTGCTGTTTCACTCACTAACCTGATTCAATTCCCGAACGCCACCTTTATTCTGACCTATCTCGGCGGATGTGCAGCAGGAATTAAGCTTCTACGTGGTAGTCGCTGGGGCGTAGCCATTAGCTGGATATCGTTCATTTCTACGGCGATCGTTTTCCCCTTTGTCGGATGGGCTATGCTGTACCCTTGCCTGATCACCGCTGTCTTATGGATCACAGACCGAATTCGGCACAAACGGACTTTGAATCTTCCGACTTCTACCATTACTGAACAGGAAAAGGCTACTGTCCGTCATGGATAGTAGCCGCTCAAGGCCTTTACTCTAGTTTTTCACTGGAGTAGGGGCCTTGTCCTTTTTCGCAATTTTCAAATACTGATGAAGCTCATGTGTGAGCTGCAATAATGCCGAGCGAATCTCAAATTCCTCCCGGGTTGCGGGAAGCTCCATGGCTTTAAATTCTTCACGAACCTGCTCTAGCAGCTTCTCGGTCTGTCCCGTATAATGTCCAGCCAAAACGTCATTGCTAAGCTGGTCGAACAGCTCGGCCAGAAGCTTGGCCTGCGGCATATGCTGATACATTTGTGCGATCAACTGCATCATGTTTTGGATCGAATCCAGCTGTTCTTTTCGCATATAAAAATACACATTCCAGCCCTCTTGGGGACGAAGCATCTGATTTTCCAAGGAA
This window contains:
- the mutS gene encoding DNA mismatch repair protein MutS; the protein is MSKYTPMIEQYLSIKEQAKDAFLFFRLGDFYEMFFDDAILASKELEITLTGREGGATEKIPMCGVPYHSAENYIQRLIEKGYKVAICEQMEEASATKGMVRRDIVRVVTPGTVMEGKVLGDKSNNYMVCVTETDGMLALAACDLSTGELYVTSVPDSKEWLLDEINIYEPSEMLGDGHLLDFVTSRMSPVGRRVVYTAWDKSKDDLVRDQFGEATWARLTEERRRCVSRLISYLNETQKRSLGQLTQISVYEPNHFMILDPFTRRNLELVETVRERSKKGSLLWLLDRTETSMGARLLRRWIDKPLLSSSLIEERLEAVDKLYHQFIFREDVRAQLKEIYDLERLVGRIAFGSANARDLIALKLSLAQIPSLRELCAGSPSKTLRRIAQTLDSCTDLCALIEEAVADEPPISVRDGGLIKEGYHQRLDELREASVNGKRWIAELEAKERAATGIRSLKIGYNKVFGYYIEVTKSNLASLPEGRYERKQTLANAERYITPELKEKESLILEAEDKMVDLEYTLFSELRSKLNAEIPRLQKLAEQVAEIDVYQSLASVSAERGFVKPELTTGYDFVVEQGRHPVVEAVMKDGGFIANSTVLEEGDAHILLITGPNMAGKSTYMRQVALIAIMAQIGCFVPAARAKVPMLDRIFTRIGAADDLIGGQSTFMVEMADIQVMTDKATPRSLIIIDELGRGTSTSEGMAIAQAVIEFVHDTIGCKALVSTHFHELAHLEQGLSSLRNYSMAVQESGDKVNFLRKLIPGAASSSYGIYCARLAGLPNNIIERANGLLNGFEQAAAQVTAGTEIVVGGKEGTDLRTVSETEDISSLTEYNSGQTLRESGETASSTQSLSQQATLVKEDTLQTVEDSSRLEQGATEVVQLSIFGEQELAASKPHAETVETNPIVRQILRKVKNADVMNMTPLQAMQLLNDLKNKANGL
- a CDS encoding putative amidoligase domain-containing protein, with amino-acid sequence MQQPGQALIRFRQMSNDEKKRRLERSGIAVQWMDSSLADFAIGYAVQIHQLRVLEIRRRAIEGPSKVRAHDLSELDQHSPLYVRMERLAVRALYTLGLDSGEVVLTPLGERSCQVREVSAQPWLNDRRLATLYEIAAREGDIEGENLSAERGRDRLLIGMDPEFVLVRMPEGRVVPASRYLGRLGIAGCDAVTRRGRTLYPVAELRPAPSGDPAHLLKHLRQAFATAARRIADRTLIWQAGGMPQPGFPLGGHLHFSGVSLNGALLRALDNYLALPLALLEDKRAARRRPHYGNLGDFRRQSYGGFEYRTLPSFLISPQLAKGVIGMAFLIASQYPRLQRRPLGQEEAHRAFYEGNQSVLKEYMEPLILDMVSLEIYSQYEAYVAPLLDSLRKGKQWDESRDLRPYWKLT
- a CDS encoding outer spore coat protein CotE — protein: MALSHKNRREIITKAICGKGRRFSTVTHTVTPPNNPTSILGAWIINHQYEAVAAGDGIEVVGTYDINIWYSYDKNSQTDVAKETVSYVENVPLSYLDPKHRASTVEVSAEATQEPSCVEASVSSGGGSVMIRVEREFAVELVAETKIVVEVFPNGSSDDFEKDFDFGAEEGDYEELDPDLIDDEL
- a CDS encoding LysR family transcriptional regulator, with translation MESRHLFTFLNVVEAGSFTRAARILDYAQSSITAQIQALETELGTPLFDRIGKKIMLTDAGRRLLPYAQEISKMHAMAKDALRSETELAGTLKIGAPESLAAFRLPSLIREYRERYPKVKIVLKPGECWELRDLIRSGELDLAFLLQPETEDRELNVTTLIHEPMALVAPLMHSLVTYSRVEPADLKDETILHTEAGCTYRILFEQYLNKHGIFSDPSLEFWSIEAIKQCVMAGLGIALLPLVTVQNELREGKMARLAWDDSEQQVATQVAYHTKKWKSPALSEFLQIVEQHVTHWRA
- a CDS encoding amino acid permease produces the protein MTNESKLQSTIGLPQAIALYIGAVLGSGILIVPGLAAQMAGPASLLAWGFMTLLILPMALSMGLLSAKFPNAGGVSHFVTLAFSPRAGAYIGWFFLMSVPIGAPVAALTGAGYMTAAMGWGEESRIMLAAAMLAVGLIINWIGMKVAGRIQIAVVIAIVAVLIFAIAAALPQMKTVHFTPFVPHGWLSIGQAAAILFWCFIGWEAVSHMSEEFTNPQRAAVRGVTIAAVIVGLLYFLTALATVGTQSYLAGDSDASLVWVISRAIGPWGAIIAGLTGIFICTATIIAYVGAASRVAYALSRQGQAFRWMGRLSQRFHTPIGGIAFLSVCFVIIMVLYGSGAVSLTNLIQFPNATFILTYLGGCAAGIKLLRGSRWGVAISWISFISTAIVFPFVGWAMLYPCLITAVLWITDRIRHKRTLNLPTSTITEQEKATVRHG